The proteins below come from a single Roseiflexus sp. RS-1 genomic window:
- a CDS encoding class I SAM-dependent methyltransferase, with amino-acid sequence MKTITKRQSQAGLTYFERVLERRRAADPVALAAFERHVHFGVWEDPSHADGSIADFVRAADALTLRIIEAGAVRPGQRILDVGCGIGGTLAMLNERFEQVELLGLNIDLSQIEQARHVVCSRPGNIVDFSVGDALRLPYADESFDTVLAVECSFHFASREAFLREAHRVLRPGGRLALSDFVPTPIMRLALWMLGGTVERIIKPSFGHFDLSYTLHTYRQTALRIGLRPVVIDDVTRGLLPTFPVWRRFIRYLLPDYYGMAELFTIFGWLHHLRLMRYMVLAFEKDSQQNASEAT; translated from the coding sequence ATGAAGACGATCACTAAGCGTCAATCACAGGCTGGGCTGACCTACTTCGAGCGCGTGCTGGAACGACGACGCGCCGCTGATCCGGTGGCGCTCGCCGCCTTTGAGCGCCATGTGCATTTCGGGGTCTGGGAAGATCCGTCGCACGCTGATGGTTCGATTGCGGATTTCGTGCGCGCCGCCGATGCGCTGACTCTGCGGATCATCGAAGCTGGTGCAGTGCGTCCTGGTCAGCGTATCCTCGACGTTGGCTGCGGTATCGGCGGCACGCTGGCAATGCTGAACGAACGTTTCGAGCAGGTCGAACTGTTGGGATTGAATATCGATCTATCGCAGATCGAACAGGCGCGGCACGTTGTTTGCTCCCGACCCGGCAACATCGTCGATTTTTCGGTTGGCGACGCTTTGCGCCTGCCCTACGCCGACGAATCGTTCGACACGGTGCTGGCGGTGGAGTGCAGTTTCCATTTTGCCAGCCGCGAGGCTTTTCTGCGTGAAGCGCATCGGGTGCTGCGCCCTGGCGGGCGTCTGGCGCTTTCCGATTTTGTGCCAACCCCGATCATGCGCCTGGCTCTCTGGATGCTTGGTGGAACGGTCGAGCGAATCATCAAGCCGAGTTTTGGTCACTTCGATCTCAGTTATACCCTGCATACCTACCGCCAGACCGCACTCCGCATCGGGCTGCGACCGGTCGTAATCGATGACGTGACCCGCGGGTTGCTGCCGACCTTCCCGGTCTGGCGGAGGTTCATTCGTTATCTGCTGCCGGATTATTATGGCATGGCAGAACTATTCACCATTTTTGGATGGTTGCACCATCTGCGGCTCATGCGCTACATGGTGCTCGCATTTGAGAAAGATTCGCAACAGAACGCGAGTGAGGCGACATGA
- a CDS encoding IS5-like element ISRfsp3 family transposase (programmed frameshift) — MCKYRSIIENPEKLRSMTGLTVEEFHALVPIFHAAFEAYMKRRTIDGRVRYCRRYVSYANSPLPTTEDKLLFILTYLKQNPTQVMHGHLFQMSQSNVSKWVHLLHGALNYALSQQNLLPARTADDLARRLQEEPSCEEPSCEEPSCEEPSCEEPSCEEPSCEEPSCEEPSHATKAPPFFIHDGVERPIRRPSDKVDRELYYSGKKKRHTLKNVLIIDEFGSIHFLSDTYEGRVHDKCIADEAGYTLPNASILYQDAGFQGFTLPGVQIMQPKKKPRNGTLTPQEKEENRRISSVRVRIEHVIGDIKRYRIIHDIIRFSCSEFRDMVMETCCGLHNFRIWLKRKKQSKNQNES, encoded by the exons ATGTGTAAGTATCGATCCATTATCGAAAATCCGGAGAAATTACGCTCTATGACCGGACTGACCGTTGAAGAGTTCCACGCGCTGGTTCCGATCTTCCACGCCGCATTTGAAGCGTATATGAAACGTCGCACGATTGATGGCCGCGTCCGATATTGTCGTCGCTACGTCTCGTATGCAAACTCGCCGCTTCCGACAACAGAAGATAAATTGCTCTTTATTTTGACCTACTTAAAACAAAACCCAACGCAAGTGATGCACGGACACCTCTTTCAAATGAGCCAATCAAACGTAAGCAAATGGGTGCATCTTTTGCACGGAGCGCTGAACTATGCGCTTTCACAGCAAAATCTCCTGCCTGCGCGCACTGCCGACGACCTGGCGAGGCGATTGCAGGAAGAACCGTCGTGTGAAGAACCGTCGTGTGAAGAACCGTCGTGTGAAGAACCGTCGTGTGAAGAACCGTCGTGTGAAGAACCGTCGTGTGAAGAACCGTCGTGTGAAGAACCGTCGCATGCGACAAAAGCGCCCCCCT TTTTTATCCATGACGGCGTAGAACGTCCCATTCGCCGTCCAAGCGACAAAGTCGACCGGGAGTTGTATTACAGCGGTAAGAAGAAACGACATACGCTTAAGAACGTTCTCATCATTGATGAGTTTGGCTCTATTCACTTTTTGAGTGACACCTACGAAGGAAGGGTCCACGATAAATGTATTGCGGATGAAGCGGGATACACCCTTCCAAACGCGAGCATTCTCTATCAAGACGCCGGATTTCAAGGATTTACCCTGCCTGGCGTCCAGATTATGCAGCCAAAGAAGAAGCCGCGCAATGGAACCCTCACGCCGCAGGAAAAGGAGGAAAACCGGCGTATCTCATCCGTTCGCGTTCGTATTGAACATGTTATCGGCGATATCAAGCGGTATCGAATCATTCACGACATTATCCGCTTCAGTTGTTCCGAATTTCGGGATATGGTCATGGAAACATGTTGCGGGCTGCATAACTTCCGAATTTGGCTGAAACGCAAAAAGCAGTCCAAAAATCAAAACGAATCTTGA
- a CDS encoding ABC transporter ATP-binding protein, giving the protein MTNGTDNLRLTVSDVAIEYGTRRVLAGISFQVRTGETLVVAGANGSGKSSLLRVICGLQRPARGEVTIEVGNTLLRPVEALHLLGWVAPDLQLYRELTALENLAFFAAVRGIRCTRADLEALLAEVGLDGRGDDLLAAYSSGMTQRLRYAYALLHRPRILALDEPTVTFDARGVALVERVVAQQRQHGITIIATNDPREERFGDYILRLGQ; this is encoded by the coding sequence GTGACAAACGGAACGGATAATCTGCGTCTGACCGTTTCCGACGTCGCTATCGAGTATGGCACGCGACGGGTGCTTGCTGGCATTTCGTTCCAGGTTCGCACCGGTGAGACTCTGGTGGTGGCGGGCGCCAATGGGAGCGGCAAAAGTTCGTTGCTGCGGGTGATCTGCGGTTTGCAGCGACCGGCGCGGGGTGAAGTGACAATTGAGGTGGGGAATACCCTCCTGCGCCCGGTGGAGGCGTTGCACCTGCTCGGATGGGTTGCGCCCGATCTGCAACTCTACCGTGAGTTGACCGCGCTGGAGAACCTGGCGTTTTTTGCTGCTGTGCGCGGTATTCGTTGCACCCGCGCCGACCTGGAGGCGTTGCTTGCCGAAGTTGGCCTGGACGGGCGCGGCGATGACCTGCTGGCGGCGTATTCGTCAGGAATGACGCAGCGCCTGCGCTATGCCTACGCGCTTCTCCACCGTCCGCGCATTCTGGCGCTCGACGAGCCGACCGTGACCTTCGACGCGCGCGGCGTGGCGCTGGTTGAACGGGTGGTGGCGCAGCAACGCCAGCATGGCATTACCATTATCGCCACCAACGATCCGCGCGAAGAACGTTTTGGCGATTATATCCTGCGATTGGGGCAGTAA
- a CDS encoding zinc-dependent alcohol dehydrogenase translates to MTTMKAAVVHDFHQPLRIEELPKPEPGFGEIVVKIEASGLCHTDIHAAHGDWPVKPKLPFIPGHEGVGIVESVGAGVTNVKEGDRVAIPWLGYACGDCKYCASGWETLCERQLNTGYFLDGAYAQYAKAYAKYVGIVPAGVSALDAAPLTCAGVTTYKAVKVSGARPSELVAVFGVGGLGHLALQYAKIAGATVAAIDLLDERLQTARELGADITINASTHDPVEELKKWGGADAAICVAVSPKAFEQAYRSLRRGGRLVFVALPADNYIQLPIFETVLNGIHVIGSIVGTRADLAETFALHAAGKTRVLFETRALDQVNEAFKDVEHGRNKAPRIVFSEF, encoded by the coding sequence ATGACGACGATGAAGGCCGCCGTTGTCCACGACTTCCATCAACCGTTGCGTATCGAGGAATTACCCAAGCCTGAGCCAGGATTCGGCGAGATTGTGGTCAAGATCGAAGCGTCAGGTCTATGTCACACCGATATCCACGCGGCGCACGGTGACTGGCCCGTGAAACCCAAACTCCCGTTTATTCCGGGGCACGAAGGGGTAGGTATTGTCGAAAGCGTCGGAGCGGGTGTCACCAACGTGAAGGAAGGCGACCGCGTGGCAATTCCCTGGTTGGGTTATGCCTGCGGCGATTGCAAATACTGCGCTTCAGGTTGGGAAACGCTCTGCGAACGTCAGTTGAATACCGGTTATTTCCTCGATGGCGCCTATGCCCAGTATGCTAAGGCCTATGCGAAGTACGTGGGCATCGTTCCTGCGGGTGTTTCTGCACTCGATGCCGCGCCGCTGACCTGCGCCGGCGTCACGACGTACAAAGCGGTGAAGGTTTCCGGGGCGCGCCCTTCGGAGTTGGTGGCCGTCTTTGGCGTCGGCGGATTGGGGCACCTGGCGTTACAGTATGCCAAAATTGCCGGGGCAACGGTGGCAGCGATCGACCTGCTCGATGAGCGGTTGCAGACGGCGCGCGAACTCGGCGCCGATATTACGATCAACGCCAGCACGCATGATCCGGTCGAAGAATTGAAGAAATGGGGCGGCGCCGATGCCGCGATCTGCGTGGCCGTCTCGCCGAAGGCGTTCGAGCAAGCCTACCGATCATTGCGACGCGGCGGGCGACTGGTGTTCGTGGCACTTCCTGCCGATAACTACATCCAGTTGCCTATCTTCGAGACGGTGCTCAACGGCATCCACGTCATCGGCTCGATTGTCGGCACCCGCGCAGACCTGGCGGAAACGTTTGCATTGCATGCCGCCGGAAAGACGCGCGTCCTCTTTGAAACGCGCGCGCTCGATCAGGTGAACGAGGCGTTCAAGGATGTCGAGCATGGACGCAACAAGGCGCCGCGGATCGTCTTCTCTGAGTTTTGA
- a CDS encoding sugar ABC transporter substrate-binding protein: MRCRLIAILLIAALLAACGSNGAPGTSSAPTIEANSSSVGPLLLWHGWSGSERQALGRLVEQYNRQQRDGRIVLQAVPLASFAAELRTAVAAGSGPHLILIPNTWIGPLAEAGVMLPLDDLILSQETNTLLPVALAGARLRDAAGTQRLYGVPIRFDTIALYYNTANLTQPPADTATMIAVGRGLSDPEAQPPIWGLALNLSYDNTIGYLYAFDGRVFDDDGRVALGREGRAGAEQWLAWLTQLHNDPRILARSDSSILVDRELKDGRAIMTFDWAHQIGVYRELWGNQLGLAPLPRLSETGQMPRPYVRTDVLAINSLVGANERDAAVRFLRFMIGEEAQAALLQSDMQPASRTLALTGDSPQIAAAQVFRAQAEQGLPMPNANTRAFVEQEIRRMQRQALLGLATPADAVAEADRRLRERLEPAP; the protein is encoded by the coding sequence ATGCGATGCCGTCTGATTGCCATTCTGCTCATTGCTGCGCTGCTCGCCGCGTGTGGGTCGAATGGCGCGCCCGGAACCTCTTCCGCTCCGACGATTGAGGCAAACTCTTCCAGTGTCGGACCGCTCCTGCTCTGGCATGGATGGTCGGGCAGCGAGCGGCAGGCGCTTGGGCGACTGGTTGAGCAGTACAACCGCCAGCAGCGTGATGGGCGCATCGTGCTGCAAGCGGTGCCGCTTGCCAGTTTCGCCGCCGAACTGCGCACGGCAGTTGCGGCCGGGAGCGGTCCGCATCTGATACTCATCCCCAACACCTGGATCGGTCCGCTCGCAGAGGCGGGCGTTATGCTCCCGCTCGATGATCTGATCCTGTCGCAGGAGACCAATACGCTTCTGCCGGTTGCGCTGGCAGGCGCCCGGCTGCGCGACGCTGCCGGGACGCAGCGACTGTATGGCGTCCCGATCCGTTTTGATACAATTGCACTCTACTACAATACCGCCAATCTAACCCAACCCCCGGCGGATACCGCAACCATGATCGCCGTTGGGCGCGGATTGAGCGATCCGGAGGCGCAACCGCCCATCTGGGGACTGGCGCTCAACCTGTCGTATGACAACACTATTGGCTATCTGTACGCTTTCGATGGGCGTGTCTTCGATGACGACGGACGGGTCGCACTTGGCAGGGAAGGGCGCGCTGGCGCCGAGCAATGGCTGGCATGGCTCACCCAGTTGCACAACGATCCGCGTATTCTGGCACGCAGCGACAGCAGCATCCTGGTTGATCGCGAATTGAAAGATGGTCGCGCGATCATGACGTTCGACTGGGCACACCAGATCGGCGTCTACCGTGAGCTTTGGGGTAATCAACTCGGTCTTGCACCGCTGCCGCGCTTGAGTGAAACCGGTCAGATGCCGCGCCCCTATGTACGCACCGATGTCCTGGCGATCAACAGCCTGGTCGGGGCAAACGAACGTGATGCAGCGGTACGTTTCCTTCGCTTCATGATCGGCGAAGAAGCTCAGGCAGCGTTGCTCCAGAGCGATATGCAACCGGCATCGCGCACCCTCGCATTGACCGGAGATTCGCCCCAGATCGCAGCTGCGCAGGTCTTTCGCGCCCAGGCGGAACAGGGGCTGCCGATGCCAAATGCAAACACACGCGCGTTCGTCGAGCAGGAAATCAGGCGCATGCAACGCCAGGCGTTGCTTGGACTCGCCACACCCGCCGATGCCGTCGCTGAAGCCGACCGTCGCCTGCGTGAACGACTCGAACCCGCGCCGTGA
- a CDS encoding heme exporter protein CcmB, protein MDPHVSSQGISETSAPATLPAAPLLTAAWAVFRKDLRSELRTRYALNAILLFAVSTVVAISMGMGPLTTSRNADLPLIQAALLWVAILFAAFTGLSRAFVQEEEARTAAALRLSARPTAVFLGKLLFNLALLLILVGVTTVLFVIMLRVQVGNPGLLAALLLAGSMGLVAATTLIAAIIARASVKGALFAVLSFPLLVPLLTVAIQGSANALVGRGWESGIGSLQVLAGYTIALFTASLFLFNTVWES, encoded by the coding sequence ATGGATCCGCACGTTTCATCCCAGGGCATAAGCGAAACTTCCGCACCGGCGACGCTGCCGGCAGCGCCGCTGTTGACCGCAGCATGGGCTGTCTTTCGCAAGGACTTGCGCAGCGAACTGCGGACACGCTACGCACTCAACGCGATCCTGTTGTTTGCGGTCAGCACCGTCGTTGCGATCAGCATGGGGATGGGTCCGCTGACCACGTCGCGCAACGCCGATCTGCCGCTCATCCAGGCGGCGTTGCTGTGGGTTGCCATTCTGTTCGCAGCATTCACCGGGCTATCACGTGCATTTGTACAAGAAGAAGAGGCGCGCACTGCGGCAGCGTTGCGCCTGTCCGCCCGTCCGACTGCCGTCTTTCTGGGTAAACTGCTGTTCAACCTGGCGCTGTTGCTGATCCTGGTCGGGGTCACAACCGTGCTGTTCGTCATTATGCTGCGAGTGCAGGTTGGCAACCCAGGGTTGCTGGCGGCGCTGTTACTGGCTGGCAGCATGGGTCTGGTAGCGGCGACGACGCTGATTGCAGCGATCATTGCGCGCGCCAGTGTGAAGGGGGCATTGTTTGCGGTGCTTTCCTTTCCCCTGCTTGTACCGCTCCTGACGGTTGCCATTCAAGGGAGCGCCAACGCGCTGGTCGGGCGCGGTTGGGAGAGCGGCATCGGTTCGCTTCAGGTGCTGGCAGGGTATACAATTGCTCTCTTTACTGCTTCACTTTTCCTGTTCAATACAGTATGGGAATCGTGA
- a CDS encoding roadblock/LC7 domain-containing protein, producing the protein MASRTEEMVRHLKALQMNTPDIEASAVVSVDGLIMASALPADVEEDRVSAMSAAMLSLGERIANELKRGQLDQVFVRGEEGYVVLVSIGEEAVLTALAASKAKLGLVFLEMKRTANELLSLV; encoded by the coding sequence ATGGCTAGCAGAACCGAGGAGATGGTTCGGCATCTCAAGGCCTTGCAGATGAACACACCCGATATTGAGGCGTCTGCTGTCGTGAGTGTAGACGGCCTGATCATGGCCTCGGCGCTGCCGGCTGATGTAGAAGAGGATCGCGTCTCCGCGATGAGCGCCGCCATGCTGTCGCTTGGGGAACGGATCGCTAATGAATTGAAGCGCGGGCAGCTCGATCAGGTGTTCGTTCGTGGCGAAGAAGGGTACGTGGTGCTGGTCTCGATCGGTGAAGAAGCGGTGTTGACTGCGCTCGCCGCCAGCAAGGCGAAGCTCGGCCTCGTCTTCCTTGAGATGAAGCGCACCGCAAATGAGTTGCTAAGCCTGGTCTAA
- a CDS encoding cytochrome c biogenesis protein, translating to MRAMPRKSCSMSDRLRLNQAARILLGVWMAGIIVAMFLVVPQYVGLGDAGRIIILHVPTAWITTVAFAVSAVYSIRYLWKRRTADDAGAVAAAEAGFLFCVLATTSGMWFANIVWGTPWNWDPRETTILILLLIYAAYFALRSALDDVERRRRLSAVYNLFAAVTMPFLLFVAPRMAESTLHPNCAFIQGSHCDGIWLEMNGTRVGQLGDVVLALQGIEQRGDLAVVQVEVRMPGLRDVALLTPSFELSSGKPADRPEFPGQQFLLAVEGVDLTNGRALLNMEAPGTGLLSNSRTFWTFMAANIGFLGLFIWLYRLRADVLLLQERLARREVTYGLPA from the coding sequence ATCCGTGCGATGCCTAGAAAGAGCTGCTCCATGAGTGACAGGCTTCGCCTCAATCAGGCTGCCAGGATCCTCCTTGGCGTCTGGATGGCCGGGATCATCGTGGCGATGTTTCTGGTTGTGCCGCAGTATGTCGGTCTTGGCGATGCCGGGCGCATCATCATTCTGCATGTCCCCACCGCCTGGATCACAACCGTCGCCTTCGCTGTTTCCGCCGTGTACAGTATTCGTTACCTGTGGAAACGCCGCACAGCCGACGATGCTGGCGCCGTCGCTGCGGCTGAGGCAGGGTTCCTGTTCTGCGTTCTGGCGACTACTTCTGGCATGTGGTTCGCCAACATCGTTTGGGGAACGCCGTGGAACTGGGACCCGCGTGAGACAACGATCCTCATTCTGTTGCTGATCTACGCCGCCTACTTTGCGTTGCGTTCCGCGCTCGATGATGTCGAACGGCGGCGGCGCCTCTCAGCGGTGTACAACCTGTTTGCTGCCGTCACGATGCCGTTCCTCCTGTTCGTTGCGCCACGCATGGCGGAAAGCACGTTGCATCCGAACTGTGCGTTCATCCAGGGCAGTCACTGCGATGGCATCTGGCTGGAGATGAATGGGACGCGCGTCGGGCAACTCGGCGATGTGGTGCTGGCGTTGCAGGGGATTGAGCAACGCGGCGACCTGGCGGTTGTGCAGGTGGAAGTGCGCATGCCCGGTTTGCGCGATGTTGCACTGCTCACGCCATCGTTCGAACTGTCGAGCGGCAAGCCGGCGGATCGCCCCGAATTCCCCGGTCAGCAGTTCCTGCTGGCGGTTGAAGGGGTCGATCTGACCAATGGACGGGCGTTGCTCAATATGGAAGCGCCGGGGACCGGATTGCTCAGCAACAGTCGCACGTTCTGGACATTCATGGCGGCGAATATCGGTTTTCTGGGGTTGTTCATCTGGCTGTATCGACTCCGCGCCGACGTGCTGCTGTTGCAGGAACGCCTGGCGCGCCGGGAGGTGACGTATGGACTTCCTGCTTGA
- a CDS encoding N(4)-(beta-N-acetylglucosaminyl)-L-asparaginase codes for MIIIGSSNGRVGIAAGWAILQAGGSALDAVEAATRLVEDNPDDHSVGYGGYPNLLGEVELDASIMDGTTLRAGAVGALKGYRAAISVARRVMEDLPHVVLVGDGAARFAAEIGMPRENLLTEHAEKVWRAGLEGRTLIDWQGAPELLAALLKRSAALTQDPEHVTGTVNFIAQDRQGRIASAVSTSGWAWKYPGRLGDSPMIGGGNYADDRYGAAACTGWGEAAIRAVTARSVVLYLKVGYPLEEACREAFRDLAPLLRGTPNTMSLVAIDRNGNHCAMTTAEERTYVYQADGMDHFVELPRIVVTID; via the coding sequence ATGATCATCATTGGCAGCAGCAATGGCAGGGTGGGGATTGCCGCCGGATGGGCAATCCTGCAGGCGGGCGGTTCGGCGCTGGACGCCGTTGAAGCGGCGACGCGCCTGGTGGAGGACAACCCCGACGATCATTCCGTCGGGTATGGCGGGTACCCCAACCTGCTGGGAGAAGTCGAACTCGACGCCTCGATCATGGATGGAACGACGCTGCGCGCCGGGGCGGTGGGTGCGTTGAAAGGGTATCGTGCCGCCATCAGCGTAGCCCGGCGCGTGATGGAAGACCTGCCGCATGTTGTGCTGGTTGGCGACGGTGCTGCACGCTTTGCCGCTGAAATCGGCATGCCGCGCGAGAACCTGCTGACGGAACACGCCGAAAAGGTCTGGCGCGCCGGTCTGGAAGGGCGCACCCTGATTGACTGGCAGGGGGCGCCCGAACTGCTTGCCGCACTCCTGAAGCGCAGCGCGGCGCTGACGCAGGACCCCGAACACGTCACCGGCACGGTCAACTTCATCGCGCAGGATCGGCAGGGGCGCATTGCATCGGCGGTCAGCACCAGCGGGTGGGCATGGAAATATCCGGGGCGGCTTGGTGATTCGCCGATGATCGGCGGCGGCAACTATGCCGACGACCGGTATGGAGCAGCGGCATGCACCGGTTGGGGCGAAGCCGCGATCCGCGCCGTGACCGCGCGCAGTGTTGTGCTCTACCTCAAGGTTGGTTACCCGCTCGAAGAGGCATGCCGCGAGGCGTTTCGCGATCTTGCGCCACTCCTGCGCGGCACGCCCAACACCATGAGCCTGGTAGCCATTGATCGAAACGGCAATCATTGCGCCATGACCACAGCCGAAGAGCGTACCTATGTGTATCAGGCCGACGGCATGGATCATTTCGTAGAATTACCGCGGATCGTCGTGACCATCGACTGA
- a CDS encoding cytochrome c maturation protein CcmE domain-containing protein yields the protein MATFSPPVRRSIAIKPLHLLGAAVIALAIGLGYYGLTASYRPYTVSIDEATQSGRSVQLAGFLGDMGRYDADGNFVFMLQDSTGKMIPVVYAKPKPSNFEQAVSIVAIGHYDASRGVFLADDLLVKCPSKYQEMQAAAQ from the coding sequence ATGGCTACATTCTCTCCTCCTGTTCGCCGCTCGATCGCTATCAAGCCGCTCCATCTGCTCGGTGCGGCAGTGATCGCGCTGGCGATCGGTCTGGGTTACTATGGGTTGACCGCTTCATATCGCCCATACACGGTGAGCATCGATGAGGCGACACAGAGCGGTCGCAGCGTGCAACTGGCCGGATTCCTGGGGGATATGGGCAGGTATGATGCCGACGGCAACTTCGTGTTCATGCTCCAGGACAGTACCGGCAAGATGATCCCAGTGGTGTATGCCAAACCGAAGCCGTCGAACTTCGAGCAGGCGGTGAGCATTGTGGCGATTGGTCATTACGATGCGTCGCGCGGCGTCTTCCTCGCCGATGATCTGCTCGTCAAGTGCCCGTCGAAGTATCAGGAAATGCAGGCGGCTGCGCAATAA
- the fabF gene encoding beta-ketoacyl-ACP synthase II, translated as MKSRPTHRVVVTGMGAITPYGIGVPVFWNALLEGRSAVALATRYDITDFPYVIAAEVHDFDPRDFMDAKAARRMARFAQFAVAAAGEAIRDSGLNLDAIDRTRIAVDIGTSLGGTAEVEEQTLAFMAKGRKRVDAFYMPTFIYNMASCQVAIQYGLHGPTTTPVLACATGAYAIGEAARMVHCGEALVAICGGTDAGVTALNAMAFGVIGAIAPPGDDPARAVRPFDANRKGTAGGEGCGILVIEQLEHARARGARIYAELAGFGATEDAYHLTAPAPGGEFAALAISRAIDDAGLRPEDVDHISAHGTGTPLNDAAETAAIKRALGDHAYRVTVSGIKSMIGHTAGAAGALAAIGCVKSIETGMVPPTINYETPDPACDLDYVPNQARRQDVRVALANAFGFGGQNAVVLFRRYEDDH; from the coding sequence ATGAAATCGAGACCAACACACCGCGTTGTGGTCACCGGCATGGGTGCGATTACGCCCTATGGCATTGGCGTACCGGTCTTCTGGAACGCTCTGCTGGAGGGACGATCCGCCGTGGCGCTGGCAACACGCTACGACATCACCGACTTTCCTTACGTGATCGCTGCTGAGGTGCACGACTTCGACCCGCGCGATTTCATGGATGCAAAAGCGGCGCGACGTATGGCGCGCTTCGCGCAGTTCGCCGTTGCCGCCGCTGGCGAGGCGATCCGCGATAGCGGCTTGAACCTCGATGCCATTGATCGCACCCGCATTGCCGTCGATATTGGCACGTCGCTCGGCGGAACCGCTGAAGTGGAAGAGCAAACGCTCGCCTTCATGGCAAAAGGACGCAAACGGGTCGACGCCTTCTATATGCCGACCTTCATCTACAACATGGCGTCATGCCAGGTTGCCATCCAGTATGGATTGCACGGTCCCACCACGACGCCGGTGCTCGCGTGCGCCACCGGCGCCTATGCAATCGGCGAAGCGGCGCGGATGGTGCACTGTGGCGAGGCATTGGTCGCCATCTGTGGTGGAACCGATGCAGGTGTGACCGCGCTCAACGCCATGGCGTTCGGGGTTATTGGCGCAATTGCGCCGCCTGGTGACGACCCCGCGCGCGCCGTGCGCCCGTTCGATGCGAACCGCAAGGGAACTGCCGGTGGCGAAGGATGCGGGATTCTGGTCATCGAACAGTTGGAGCATGCACGGGCGCGCGGCGCGCGCATCTATGCCGAACTGGCTGGCTTTGGGGCGACTGAAGATGCCTACCACCTCACGGCGCCCGCGCCCGGCGGAGAGTTCGCCGCGCTTGCCATCAGTCGCGCCATCGATGATGCCGGACTGCGACCAGAGGACGTAGACCACATCAGCGCACACGGAACCGGCACGCCGCTCAACGATGCCGCCGAGACCGCCGCGATCAAGCGCGCCCTTGGCGATCACGCCTATCGTGTGACGGTGAGCGGCATCAAGTCGATGATCGGGCACACGGCGGGCGCAGCCGGTGCGCTGGCGGCAATCGGCTGCGTCAAAAGCATCGAAACCGGCATGGTTCCGCCGACGATCAATTACGAGACGCCTGATCCGGCGTGTGATCTCGATTATGTGCCCAACCAGGCGCGTCGCCAGGATGTGCGGGTCGCGCTTGCCAATGCGTTTGGATTTGGCGGGCAGAATGCAGTTGTCCTGTTTCGGCGATATGAAGACGATCACTAA